A section of the Entelurus aequoreus isolate RoL-2023_Sb linkage group LG21, RoL_Eaeq_v1.1, whole genome shotgun sequence genome encodes:
- the rnf170 gene encoding E3 ubiquitin-protein ligase RNF170: MEDNQCGDLDYLIQDEDTFIEGVSNQVLFVVVLTITFLAGILALLCREDHQNIHPENQEHVRAVRQQLQTEQEENPQPETRQQYYTDMSCPVCLQQAVLPVETNCGHLFCGSCIIAYWRYGTWLGAIKCPICRQMVTLLFPLFHQHTTPQRVQDGTAVPQLILRDINDYNRRFSDQPRSLMDRLRDVPTLLRHAFREMFSMGGLFWMFRIRIILCLVGALTYLASPLDILPEALFGLLGFMDDFFVILLFFIYISIMYREVVTQRLNG; encoded by the exons ATGGAGGACAATCAATGTGGGGACCTGGACTACCTCATCCAAGATGAAGATACTTTCATAGAAGGTGTCAGCAACCAAGTTTTGTTTGTGGTGGTGCTCACCATCACCTTCCTGGCAGGGATCCTCGCGCTGCTCTGCAG GGAAGACCATCAGAACATTCATCCAGAGAATCAGGAGCATGTTCGAGCTGTTCGACAGCAGCTGCAAACGGAACAG GAGGAAAATCCTCAGCCAGAAACAAGGCAGCAGTATTACACGGACATGTCTTGCCCTGTGTGTTTACAACAGGCCGTCCTGCCTGTCGAAACTAATTGTGGTCATCTTTTCTGTG GGTCATGTATTATAGCCTACTGGAGGTATGGCACCTGGTTGGGTGCCATTAAGTGTCCCATATGCAGACAAATG GTAACGCTGCTCTTCCCGCTTTTTCATCAGCACACCACGCCTCAGAGGGTCCAGGATGGCACAGCGGTACCTCAGCTGATCTTAAGAGACATCAACGATTACAACCGACGCTTCTCAGATCAGCCGAGATCT CTAATGGACCGCCTGCGAGACGTGCCAACCCTCCTCCGCCATGCCTTCAGGGAGATGTTCTCCATGGGCGGCCTCTTCTGGATGTTCCGCATTAGAATTATCCTCTGCCTGGTTGGCGCCCTCACCTACCTGGCCTCGCCCCTAGACATCCTCCCAGAGGCGCTTTTCGGCCTGCTGGGATTCATGGATGACTTCTTTGTCATCCTCCTTTTCTTTATTTACATCTCAATCATGTACCGGGAGGTGGTGACGCAGAGACTGAACGGCTAG